The Castanea sativa cultivar Marrone di Chiusa Pesio chromosome 11, ASM4071231v1 genome contains a region encoding:
- the LOC142615347 gene encoding uncharacterized protein LOC142615347 produces MDLLCSRESEIRLPIHDHKLKLQVGDTEIEPSFFCDFCHTRCSSHRGRSLHCEEGCNFKIGLDCARMLMNPMLKPIQHVSHEHCLIYDGCIKATDRKYCAACRKVCHGATYSCEPCYFFLHMSCAWYRTEIELPLHSDHPLTLRTRKERERCDFCNLISQALTFRCDLCNFKIDYLCARMLIDLQKDIDANDHFSHPHSLFRQDSFFLNRGTVNANCYACRKPISISSSSYKCSACAFYLHNSCSLDLIEHYRHYKHIQNHFHNHPLEIVYYHRNVPSVACCNLCRKCCFGPTYVCFLCKFFLHESCLELLGTYTISQNSFHKHPLIIVDNKVNDSTSYFCMNNDFPSCSACGEPCFEKSFACLKCKFLIHELCLQLPHEIPHFFHPCPLSLRQETTNFTCRACEKSHSQFAYHCNRCHFYLDVECALMLTRNFEGQNYILSYYHHHPLILCNKESNDHVVSCDGCNQVISGEIYGCIQCHFFLHRSCAAAPQQIEHPFHAKHTLTLFFDEKLLCTVSILKSLDKKGKVKYLRYKHFSIRDDKEIEVCCDVCEKHVCSPSYECIRCKFFIHQDCIELVEEGQHRPFQPHDNDRLIGVSRKTLPRKKFTCDACSCKSRFGFSYRCEECSFKLDANCASLKPLIEYEGHEHLLTFFEKVYDDPQCKVCKTSCSDLSYLRCVECGFNVHLLCVPLPSTIKHKCHIDPLYLRDYFVEDDSGEYYCDACENRRTPCLHGNVFITVQDAITTWHI; encoded by the coding sequence ATGGATCTTTTATGTTCACGCGAATCAGAGATTCGGTTACCAATTCACGACCACAAGCTAAAGCTACAGGTTGGTGATACTGAAATTGAACCATCCTTTTTTTGCGATTTCTGTCATACTAGATGTTCCAGTCATCGAGGACGGAGCTTACATTGTGAGGAGGGTTGTAATTTTAAGATCGGTCTTGACTGTGCTCGAATGCTTATGAACCCTATGTTGAAGCCCATTCAACATGTAAGCCACGAGCATTGCTTGATATATGACGGTTGTATAAAAGCTACGGATAGAAAGTACTGTGCAGCGTGCAGAAAAGTGTGCCACGGTGCTACCTATAGTTGCGAGCCATGTTATTTCTTCCTTCACATGTCATGTGCCTGGTATCGGACAGAAATCGAACTTCCCTTGCATTCAGATCATCCTCTTACGCTACGCACTAGGAAAGAGAGGGAACGCTGCGATTTTTGCAACCTTATAAGCCAAGCCTTAACCTTCCGCTGTGACTTGTGCAATTTCAAGATTGATTATTTATGCGCCCGTATGCTCATCGACCTTCAAAAAGACATTGATGCAAATGATCATTTTAGCCACCCCCATTCCCTGTTCCGACAGGACAGCTTTTTTCTAAATCGTGGTACTGTTAATGCTAACTGCTATGCGTGCAGGAAACCAATCTCAATCTCTAGTTCATCCTACAAATGCTCTGCTTGTGCTTTCTATCTCCATAACTCATGCAGTTTAGATCTCATCGAACATTATAGACACTACAAGCACATTCAAAACCACTTTCACAACCATCCATTGGAAATCGTTTACTATCATAGAAATGTCCCTAGTGTTGCCTGTTGTAATTTATGCCGTAAATGTTGCTTCGGGCCTACCTACGTTTGCTTCCTCTGCAAGTTCTTCCTGCATGAGTCCTGTCTAGAGCTCCTGGGAACATATACAATCAGTCAAAATTCCTTCCATAAGCATCCACTGATAATCGTTGACAATAAGGTTAATGATTCTACTAGTTATTTCTGTATGAATAATGATTTTCCTAGTTGCTCTGCTTGCGGTGAACCTTGCTTTGAAAAATCCTTTGCTTGCTTGAAATGCAAGTTCTTAATCCACGAATTATGTCTTCAACTGCCCCATGAGATTCCGCATTTCTTCCACCCATGCCCTCTGTCTCTACGGCAGGAGACTACTAACTTTACATGCAGAGCCTGCGAAAAAAGTCACTCCCAGTTTGCATACCACTGTAATAGATGCCACTTTTACCTTGATGTTGAATGTGCCCTAATGTTGACTAGAAATTTTGAAGGCCAAAACTACATTCTAAGTTACTACCACCATCACCCGTTGATCCTCTGTAACAAGGAAAGTAATGATCATGTAGTTTCCTGCGATGGATGCAACCAAGTCATCTCTGGTGAAATATACGGTTGTATCCAATGTCATTTCTTTCTCCACAGATCATGTGCTGCAGCCCCACAACAGATTGAACATCCTTTTCACGCAAAGCACACCCTcactttgttttttgatgaaaagTTGTTGTGCACAGTCTCAATTTTGAAATCCTTGGATAAAAAGGGGAAAGTGAAATATTTGAGGTACAAGCATTTCTCAATCCGTGATGATAAGGAGATTGAAGTTTGCTGTGATGTATGTGAGAAACACGTTTGCAGTCCATCATATGAATGCATTAGATGCAAATTCTTCATCCATCAAGATTGTATTGAACTTGTAGAAGAAGGGCAACATCGTCCTTTTCAACCGCATGATAATGATAGGCTAATTGGCGTATCAAGAAAAACTCTTcctagaaaaaaatttacatgtgATGCTTGTTCTTGCAAGAGTCGCTTTGGTTTTTCCTATCGTTGTGAAGAATGCAGCTTTAAGTTGGATGCTAATTGCGCCTCATTAAAGCCTCTGATAGAGTATGAAGGTCACGAGCATCTCCTTACTTTCTTCGAGAAAGTGTATGATGACCCTCAGTGTAAAGTTTGCAAAACTAGCTGTTCTGATCTCTCATATTTGCGATGTGTAGAGTGTGGCTTCAATGTCCATCTCTTGTGTGTTCCACTGCCGAGTACCATTAAGCATAAATGTCATATCGATCCCCTTTACCTTAGAGATTATTTTGTGGAAGATGATTCGGGTGAGTACTATTGTGATGCTTGTGAGAACAGGAGAACTCCATGTCTCCATGGGAATGTGTTTATCACTGTGCAGGATGCGATAACTACGTGGCACATATGA